GTATCACCAGCGCCACACTCCAGCCGGCAGTTGTGATGGGGGCATAAGCCACGTAGCTGGCCTGCCCATCTTCCTGAATAAGTTGCACGCCTGATTGCCGCGCCACCATCTGCCCGGCGACAGCCCGGAGGTCGGTATTGGTTGAATTAAGCAGGTTTTCGGTCTGGTATGGCTGGTCCCAGCGCCCATTCGCTTGCATGTTTGGCCGTACTACGACATCGCCATTCGCATTGATGAGCAGGGCATACCCGCTTGAACCAACATCAACCGTCAACAGGTCTTGCTGGATTGTATCGAGCAATAGATCGAATGCGACTACGCCAATAAACCGATTCTGCTCGTCGTATAGCGGACTGGCACACGTTGTTGTCAACAAACCGGTATTGGCATCAATATACGGCTCTGTCCACACCGTTGTGCCAGCGTCACGGGCTTTGACGTACCACGGACGTACTCGCGGATCGAACGATTCGAGGGTTAACAACTGATCTATGACGGCTTCATTGTCGAAGGCAATAATGCCTCCCGTTTCCAGCGCGATATAGCCAATGTTGACCAGCGGGTTATTAGCCACGATTTCTCGCAAGAGAGGGATAACGCGGCGCACATACCCGACCTCGGCAGCGTAGGTTCGTAGCAAGTCTTCGCTGGGACGGGGGGCTATCCAGACCCGCTCGTTGCTGAACGCGACCACCGGTGCGTTGTAGCGTTGCAGGGCGTAACCGGCAACGGTTTCCACCTGTTGCTGGACACCGATAAGCGATGCATCGTAAAACTGGGCCTTGTCAGTAGCACGTTGGCGCAGGCTAGCGGTCGCCTGCTGGCGGAGGGCATTTGTCCCCTCCACGACAGCCGTTTCACGGGCAATATTCAAACTGCTCAGTCCAAGCCATCCAACAATAATCAGCGGTGGTAAGGCAAGACCGAGCAGCAGAAGCAGGATTTTGAGCTGTATGCTTGAGCGAATGGCGTTCATCATGGATGCACACAACTATGTCGGCAACCGTGTCACGGCTATTGGTTGTGAAATCGTTATGTATGGTAACAGAAAGTGACGTAAATCGCAATCATTATGAGATGACGGATGCCTTACAGTAGATAGAGACAGGTTGTGTTAAGACGGCTAACCTGTCTGTTAAACGATCATATGTGATCTATCAGGCACCGGTTGAAGTCTCCGGTTACGGTGGCTATGCATTACCCATAACTCGCATACTGCATTGCCCGCGTGCCGAAGCGGGTCGGGGGAGTGATGACGGGCGTGCTCCCCAGCCAGGTGCTGGGAGCGCGCGCCTCCGGCGCGCATGGTGCCGGTACCAGTGCTGGAGGGAGGAGCCAAGAGCAAGCTCCCGCCCCTGGCGGCATGCACGGACGGCCAGGACAGATGATCGAACACACCGTCTACTGATCAAACGTCTGCCCTCCCCTCTCCCTCCCCGGTTATGCATTACCCATACCTGGTGTCAACCACGTGCGTATCAGCGAGTATGATCGCTATGGGTGCTGGTTTGAGCGACTGGCCCGGTGATAGTGCGCAGTTCCAGCCGTACCAGCACGTGCTGAATGGGTTGCCTTACACGCGCATCATGTGCGTGTCGCGCAGCTTTGAGTGCGGCAGCCATGCTGCCGCAGCAGCCGTGCTCACGATCCAGCGCGTGGCGTACCGTTACCTATCCTGGTCACGGGGGTGCTGAATGTGCTCGTGCCGATCATTGAGTCGGTCGGGCATGAATGCGATACCTGCGTGTAGACGTGTTGTTGCACCAGGTTTGTGCCTGCGCACCAACGGCCACGGCCAGTACCTGCCGGCGGTAATGGGGATGCCTGCACGCGGGCTGGAAGCCTGCGCCACGGGGAGCCATGGGGAGCGCTTGTAGCCCGGCCTGACGCAGCATGAAATGTGGGTAATGCATAGGTTACGGTGGCGAGACCTCGATTGTAAAGCCTGTCTCTGATGCGTGCGATACCTTCCAGTCTGTCATCATTTCGTCACCCAGCCCTCTCGCCTTTTACGACGCAGTATCGTTAGCATGATTGACGGAGAAGCTATCTTATCGCCGAGGTGTGCGATGACTTCCTGGTTTCGTCTTGTGATATGTATCGGCCTCCTCTGGGCGCTGATGTTACCACGGTCGGCAAGATCAGCAGGGTTGGAACGAACTGCTGATGGACGGCCTGATGAACAACTTTTTGTAGCCGATCAAACAGTTGCGCCGGGTGATACACTGCCATTGTTGCCGGCTGTCGACGGGTTCCTCACCCCACCGACGCCAGCCCCTCGTCCATTTACCCACATGCTGCTGCGCTGGTCAGCAGCCCCCAACCTCAATCCGCGACTGGCCTTGCGGGTCAGTGCCGATGGTGTGGTCTGGAGCGACTGGTACGAGGTGCAGGAAGATGATGAGCTGTGGCAACCTGCGGATGGTCCTGATCTGCACTGGAGTGAGATGGTCTATGTCGGTGCCGACCAGCGCTGGTATCAGGTGCGAGTTGATGTGCCTTCGGCGCCATCCACATTCCGTTCGCTCCTCGTGAGTACGGTGGATAGTCGTTTTGGCCCCGCAGCACCAACCGCGACGATGTCCAGCCAACCAGCCGCAGTTACCCGTCCGCCAGTTGTCAGCCGGACAGCGTGGGGGAATCCTCACGGCCAAACCAGCCCGCTGGCGCCACCGGCCTACTATCCGGTACGCCATCTGGTGATTCATCACACTGCCGACTCCAACACCCTGGCCGAAGGTCAGACCTGGGCTGATCGGGTGCGTGCGATCTGGTCATTCCATACCTACACACGGGGCTGGGGCGATATTGGCTACAACTACCTGATCGATCCGAATGGTGTTATCTACGAAGGGCGGGCCGGAGGTGATGATGTCGTTGGTTTTCACGATACGGCCAACTATGGTTCAATGGGCGTTTCGCTGATCGGTACGTATAGCAGTGCGGCACCAACGGCTGCGGCTGTTGACTCGCTGGTGGCACTGTTGGCCTGGAAGGCTGACCAGAAGCGGATCGATCCGTTTGGGCGCAGCTTCTACTATGGGTGTTCGATCTCACGCTTCTGCGCACCGTTCAATCCCGGTGCGGTGATTGACCATATCAGTGGTCATCGCCAGGTGACACCGGGCCATACCACGTGTCCGGGTGATGCGCTCTTCAATCTGCTGCCACAGATTCGGCAGCGGGTTCAGGCACGGCTGGCAGGTGAAAGCCAGCCCGACAATGGCGATCTGATCGTTGAAGAACACGAGAGTGGGTTTACCCGCAGCAACGCGAACTGGTATCAGATGGCGTGCGGATACGGTGGCACGACACTTTATACCTTTGCAACCGATAAACAGTCCGAAAGCACAAACTTCGCAACCTGGCGCCCCAACTTACCGGCCTCTGGGGTCTACCGGGTTTTAGTCCACGTGCCTGCCGGTTGTGCTGGGCTGAATGTAAGTCAACAGGCGCGGTACCGCATTACGACAGCCGGTGGCGTGGTGGAACGGGTAGTCAATCAGGCCACGCAAACCGGTTGGATCGATCTTGGTACCTATAATTTTGCTGCCAGTACTGCCAGTCTTTATCTCTCAGACCTCACCGGTGAGCCGCTCAGCAGCCAGCGTGCAGTGCTGTTTGATGCTGTGCAATGGCAACCGATTGACTCCTCTCGCCAGCGCATGGAACTGGTTGCCGTTGAATATGGTGCGACGACGATTGCCGCCGGTGAGGTATTGCCAGTGCGCTTTACCGTCCGTAATGTCGGTTCTGACCCGATCTACGGTCAAGACCCCCAGGGTGGGAGTGTGTTCGACCTGAGTAGCGATCAGTTTGAACGTGATGGCTACGTCTACGATGAAGGTGAATGTTTCCTCGGTGCGGCAAACCAGGACTATCCTACCTTTCCGAAAGAGGCAGGTCGTTTCCGCGTGATGTTAGGTCCGCAAGATCGCACTGTGACCTGTGCCGGTGAGACGGGTGGCTATCCGTGGCGGTGGGGGATCAGTGGCCGTCTCGATCCCGGTGAGACGCAAACCATTGTCGGCTACGTACGTTTTCGCACGCCGGGCGTGGTGACATTGCGGGCCGGCGCGATCCACGAGTATGTCAGCTATGTCGCGCTTGCGCAAGCCGAACAACAGATTACGATCACGCCGGAACGTCAATCTCCGCAACTCTCTCGCTATACCGGGTTGTTCCAACCACTGGCAATGGTCTATGAGTTAGCCAACACACCTGAACGCCTGCTGGCCCGCACCCAGAACCCGCTCTCAATTCGCCGTGGTGCCTTGTTGGGGAGTTTTGTCTGGTATGGTGAACTGCGCGAGTGGGGAGACGGAGGGCCGGTACCTGAGCGCAACAATCACTTCCTGATTGAACAGACACGCACGTTCGTGGCACCGGTAAGCGGAGAGTACACCTTCGAGCTGAGCAGTGATGATGGGGCATGGCTGTGGGTGAATGAGCGATTGGTCGTGGCAAATACCGGCTTGCATCCGCTCCGAACGCTGACCGGTACGATCACGCTGACGGCCGGTCTCCACACCCTGTCCGTCAAGTATTTTGAACTCGATGGGAGTGCAGCGGTTGGCTATCGGGTGAAGGAGCCGGGGGCAAGCGATTTTCAACTGGTGCGTGATGGTCTGGCCCGTGGTGAGATACTTGGGTCGTTGTTCCGGCGTCTCGACGGTTTGCGGTTGAGTGCCTCGGACCTGGGTGGTGGGAGCACACTGCTGCGCTATTCCTGGGATGGCGAGACATGGGTAACAACCACCGAACCGTTTATCGAGATAGGGGCATTGGCTGATGGCGACTACCATCTGCGGTATCAGGCGTTCGACAGTAATGGCAATGCGTCTGAGGTCGTCAGTCTCCAGTTTCGGGTTGACAGCAGTGTGACGGTGTATCAGGTGATGCTCCCACTGGTGACACGGGAGTGAGTCAGGTGGCGATTCAGAAATGCCGTTGTTCTACCAGGATACCAGGATGCCAGGTTGCCCAGGTGTCTCACCGGCTTGATGGGCATCAATGAGGAAAACAGAATAAGGTTTGCAACCGCGTACCCGCGGATGCCGGTACAGGTGCCTGTGGTCGCTGGCTATGACGCCAGCGGCCACATGTTTGCAATCGTCAAGCAGGTCTTTGTTGCTCTCGT
The sequence above is drawn from the Armatimonadota bacterium genome and encodes:
- a CDS encoding N-acetylmuramoyl-L-alanine amidase, which translates into the protein MTSWFRLVICIGLLWALMLPRSARSAGLERTADGRPDEQLFVADQTVAPGDTLPLLPAVDGFLTPPTPAPRPFTHMLLRWSAAPNLNPRLALRVSADGVVWSDWYEVQEDDELWQPADGPDLHWSEMVYVGADQRWYQVRVDVPSAPSTFRSLLVSTVDSRFGPAAPTATMSSQPAAVTRPPVVSRTAWGNPHGQTSPLAPPAYYPVRHLVIHHTADSNTLAEGQTWADRVRAIWSFHTYTRGWGDIGYNYLIDPNGVIYEGRAGGDDVVGFHDTANYGSMGVSLIGTYSSAAPTAAAVDSLVALLAWKADQKRIDPFGRSFYYGCSISRFCAPFNPGAVIDHISGHRQVTPGHTTCPGDALFNLLPQIRQRVQARLAGESQPDNGDLIVEEHESGFTRSNANWYQMACGYGGTTLYTFATDKQSESTNFATWRPNLPASGVYRVLVHVPAGCAGLNVSQQARYRITTAGGVVERVVNQATQTGWIDLGTYNFAASTASLYLSDLTGEPLSSQRAVLFDAVQWQPIDSSRQRMELVAVEYGATTIAAGEVLPVRFTVRNVGSDPIYGQDPQGGSVFDLSSDQFERDGYVYDEGECFLGAANQDYPTFPKEAGRFRVMLGPQDRTVTCAGETGGYPWRWGISGRLDPGETQTIVGYVRFRTPGVVTLRAGAIHEYVSYVALAQAEQQITITPERQSPQLSRYTGLFQPLAMVYELANTPERLLARTQNPLSIRRGALLGSFVWYGELREWGDGGPVPERNNHFLIEQTRTFVAPVSGEYTFELSSDDGAWLWVNERLVVANTGLHPLRTLTGTITLTAGLHTLSVKYFELDGSAAVGYRVKEPGASDFQLVRDGLARGEILGSLFRRLDGLRLSASDLGGGSTLLRYSWDGETWVTTTEPFIEIGALADGDYHLRYQAFDSNGNASEVVSLQFRVDSSVTVYQVMLPLVTRE
- a CDS encoding hypothetical protein (possible pseudo, internal stop codon) translates to MGAGLSDWPGDSAQFQPYQHVLNGLPYTRIMCVSRSFECGSHAAAAAVLTIQRVAYRYLSWSRGC